A single region of the Methanobrevibacter ruminantium genome encodes:
- a CDS encoding ribosome biogenesis/translation initiation ATPase RLI codes for MSRISILDKDKCQPKKCNYVCMHYCPGVRMEEDTIVIDEKSKKPLISEELCSGCGICTNRCPFGAVSVINLPEALDEPIHRYGQNAFELFGLPTLKDGTVIGLLGQNGIGKSTIMRILSGELIPNLGNYEEEASWDKVIDYYKGSALQNYFKLLQAGEIKTIHKPQMVDQLSKVVKGNVKTLLTNVDERNKLDEIVDDLDLKNVLERDMQNLSGGELQRVAIAATVLREGDFYYFDEPTSWLDVRQRLNAVKVIRSLAEAGKSVLVIEHDLATLDAMSDNVHLLYGEPGGYGVVSGNKGVRVGINAYINGFLQEENVRIRKQPIEFSIRPPTPEDDGEVLSEYSDLKKEYDGFTLEAEAGKIYHDEIVTAFGSNGIGKTTFAKILAGVEKATEGDILEKVDIAYKPQYIESDFDGTAQEFLYANAPTYGSNIFNSEIGRPLALDNLLDKKVKKLSGGELQRLALAVTLSQDADIYLFDEPTAFLDVEQRLIAARVIRKIIESRNAASLIVDHDIVFIDYISDRAMVFSGEPGLNGIASKPADLRTSMNQFLGDLDITFRRDKETKRPRVNKYDSYLDREQKEQGEYYYLKD; via the coding sequence ATGAGTAGAATTTCTATTTTAGACAAGGACAAGTGCCAACCTAAAAAATGTAACTATGTATGTATGCACTATTGTCCTGGCGTACGTATGGAAGAAGATACAATTGTAATTGATGAAAAGAGTAAAAAGCCACTAATTTCAGAAGAATTATGTTCCGGATGCGGTATCTGTACCAACAGATGTCCATTTGGTGCAGTCAGTGTTATCAATTTACCAGAAGCTCTTGATGAGCCTATTCACCGTTACGGCCAAAATGCCTTTGAACTCTTTGGTTTACCTACCCTTAAGGATGGAACCGTTATTGGTTTGCTTGGTCAAAACGGTATTGGTAAGTCAACAATCATGAGGATATTGTCTGGAGAGCTTATCCCTAACCTTGGAAACTATGAAGAGGAAGCAAGTTGGGACAAAGTAATTGACTACTACAAAGGGTCAGCATTGCAAAACTACTTCAAATTGCTTCAAGCTGGTGAAATCAAGACAATCCATAAGCCACAAATGGTTGACCAGCTTTCCAAAGTCGTGAAAGGAAATGTAAAAACATTACTTACAAATGTGGATGAAAGAAACAAGTTAGATGAAATAGTAGATGATTTAGACCTTAAGAATGTTCTTGAAAGAGATATGCAAAACTTAAGTGGTGGGGAACTTCAAAGAGTGGCAATAGCTGCTACAGTTCTTCGTGAAGGTGATTTCTACTACTTCGACGAACCGACATCCTGGTTGGATGTACGTCAAAGATTGAATGCCGTTAAGGTAATCCGTTCCCTTGCTGAAGCAGGCAAATCCGTACTTGTAATTGAGCACGACTTAGCTACCTTGGATGCTATGAGTGACAATGTGCATCTTCTTTACGGTGAACCTGGAGGATATGGTGTAGTAAGTGGAAATAAAGGTGTGAGAGTGGGAATAAATGCATACATCAATGGGTTCTTGCAAGAAGAGAATGTGAGAATTAGGAAACAGCCAATTGAATTCAGCATTCGTCCGCCAACACCTGAAGATGATGGCGAAGTCCTAAGTGAATACAGCGACCTTAAGAAGGAATACGATGGATTCACACTTGAGGCAGAAGCAGGTAAGATTTACCATGACGAGATTGTCACTGCATTCGGTTCAAACGGTATCGGTAAGACTACCTTTGCTAAGATATTAGCAGGAGTTGAAAAGGCAACTGAAGGAGACATCTTGGAAAAAGTGGATATTGCATACAAGCCACAATACATTGAATCTGACTTTGATGGAACCGCACAGGAATTCCTTTATGCAAATGCTCCAACATATGGCTCAAACATATTCAATAGTGAAATCGGAAGACCGCTTGCTCTCGATAACTTGCTTGACAAAAAGGTTAAGAAATTAAGTGGTGGAGAACTTCAAAGACTTGCACTTGCTGTAACATTATCACAAGATGCAGACATTTATCTTTTCGACGAACCTACTGCATTCTTGGATGTAGAGCAAAGGTTGATTGCAGCTAGAGTAATCAGAAAGATCATTGAAAGCAGAAATGCAGCATCATTGATCGTAGACCACGATATCGTATTTATTGACTACATTTCAGATAGGGCTATGGTATTCAGTGGAGAACCTGGACTCAATGGTATCGCTTCCAAGCCAGCAGACCTTAGAACAAGCATGAATCAGTTCTTAGGAGACTTGGACATTACCTTTAGAAGAGATAAGGAAACTAAACGTCCTAGAGTAAATAAATATGACTCTTACCTTGACAGAGAACAAAAAGAGCAAGGAGAGTATTACTACTTAAAAGACTAA
- a CDS encoding pyridoxal phosphate-dependent aminotransferase, with protein MIQKKKYAKAAKIIPDGYESANHFFEAVFKDKEMIWMGQNTNELHIGHNEDVHKAMIDCIGSDEYCKYPPPEGFTELQSLILKDLELEDLSIYVNAGATESLYLAMNAVLSPEDNVITPDPGYLIIDNFASRFAAEVRQVKIYSEENNYKLTPKLVRENMDENTRVILLIDPLNPLGSSYTEEEIKEFAEIAIENDIFLLHDVTYRDFAYNHTLCAKYAPNNTITCYSFSKIFGMAGLRLGAIISSEEVIDVVKSIIINDVGTNMIAQAGALAALKSKPEWIDRVRDTTFENQKIIKEAVDQCEGVFLPVYPSSANMMGIDLSGAGIDPEDMSSYLIEKKVFTRQGSYTSNTFGHNYLRVSYSIDPEKVKVFAREFVLAVEALRTK; from the coding sequence ATGATCCAAAAGAAGAAATATGCAAAAGCAGCTAAGATTATTCCAGATGGTTATGAATCTGCAAACCACTTTTTTGAAGCTGTTTTTAAGGATAAAGAAATGATTTGGATGGGTCAGAATACAAATGAATTGCATATTGGTCACAATGAGGATGTACACAAGGCAATGATTGACTGCATTGGAAGTGACGAATACTGCAAGTACCCACCTCCAGAAGGTTTTACAGAACTGCAATCTTTGATTTTGAAAGATTTGGAATTGGAAGACTTAAGTATATATGTTAACGCCGGTGCAACCGAATCATTATACTTAGCCATGAATGCGGTTTTATCTCCGGAGGACAATGTTATCACACCAGATCCAGGATATCTCATTATTGATAACTTTGCAAGCAGATTTGCTGCAGAGGTAAGACAAGTAAAGATCTACAGTGAAGAAAACAACTATAAGTTAACTCCAAAATTAGTAAGGGAAAATATGGATGAGAACACTAGGGTCATTCTCTTAATCGATCCATTAAACCCACTTGGAAGCTCTTACACTGAAGAGGAAATCAAGGAATTTGCAGAAATAGCTATTGAAAATGACATTTTCCTCTTGCATGATGTAACTTATAGAGACTTCGCTTACAACCACACTCTTTGTGCTAAATATGCTCCAAACAACACTATAACCTGTTACAGTTTCTCCAAGATATTTGGTATGGCAGGTTTAAGATTAGGAGCTATCATTTCAAGCGAAGAAGTGATTGATGTAGTAAAAAGCATTATCATTAACGATGTAGGTACAAATATGATTGCACAAGCTGGTGCACTTGCTGCCTTGAAATCCAAACCAGAATGGATTGATAGGGTTAGAGATACCACTTTTGAAAATCAAAAGATTATCAAGGAAGCGGTTGACCAATGTGAAGGAGTCTTCTTGCCAGTCTATCCATCAAGTGCAAATATGATGGGAATTGACTTATCCGGTGCAGGAATCGATCCTGAAGACATGTCTTCCTATTTGATTGAGAAAAAGGTGTTCACCAGACAAGGTTCTTATACCAGCAATACCTTTGGTCATAACTACTTAAGAGTAAGCTATTCAATCGACCCAGAAAAAGTCAAGGTATTTGCTCGTGAATTTGTGCTTGCTGTTGAAGCTTTAAGAACTAAATAA
- a CDS encoding L-threonylcarbamoyladenylate synthase gives MKIFKISPENPDMDLIGEAIDIMADGGIILYPTDTVYGLGANIFNNDAVKKIYEIKKRDSSKPLSVLVQDANSLELIADLNKNSRAIVNKWLPGPFTFILNKKKIVSPYVSASAKVGVRIPDYKIARLLASLFPITTTSANITNECTLSNPQDILKQIGNDIDLVIDVGDLGAAKPSTVIDLSASKPTLVRNGFDSNDMDSLKEDLEKLI, from the coding sequence ATGAAAATATTTAAAATAAGTCCTGAAAATCCAGACATGGACCTAATCGGTGAAGCCATTGATATAATGGCAGATGGAGGTATCATTCTCTATCCTACAGATACCGTTTATGGACTTGGAGCAAATATTTTCAATAACGATGCAGTTAAGAAAATCTATGAAATTAAAAAAAGAGATTCATCAAAGCCATTGTCTGTGTTGGTTCAAGATGCAAATAGCTTGGAACTGATTGCAGACTTAAATAAAAATTCAAGAGCTATTGTCAATAAGTGGCTTCCTGGGCCATTTACATTTATTTTAAACAAGAAAAAGATAGTTTCTCCCTATGTCAGTGCAAGCGCTAAAGTTGGAGTGAGAATTCCGGATTATAAGATAGCCCGATTGCTTGCAAGCTTGTTTCCAATAACAACCACAAGTGCAAACATTACAAATGAATGCACTTTATCAAATCCTCAGGATATTCTAAAGCAGATTGGAAATGATATTGATTTGGTTATAGATGTTGGTGATTTAGGTGCTGCAAAGCCATCCACTGTAATAGACTTAAGTGCATCCAAGCCCACTTTAGTTAGAAACGGATTCGATTCCAATGATATGGATTCCTTAAAAGAGGATTTGGAGAAACTGATTTAG
- a CDS encoding DUF357 domain-containing protein, whose protein sequence is MKDLESEEKIAIDIAKLERNLKQVEDIKFEGKEKEVFDRAIDYWNDSKYYLEKKDTRTAFGCIEYSHGLLDALRMIHGLI, encoded by the coding sequence ATGAAAGATCTTGAAAGTGAAGAGAAAATTGCAATTGATATTGCAAAACTTGAGAGAAACTTGAAACAAGTTGAGGACATCAAGTTCGAAGGAAAAGAGAAGGAAGTTTTTGATAGGGCAATCGATTATTGGAATGATTCAAAATATTACCTAGAGAAAAAAGACACAAGAACTGCTTTTGGTTGTATTGAATATAGCCACGGTTTACTCGATGCACTAAGAATGATACATGGATTAATATAA
- a CDS encoding ABC transporter ATP-binding protein, producing the protein MNGIVSIENISKKFDKNYVLNGVTINIPKGSICGLVGPNGAGKTTLLRIITSLQKADSGQVNVNANVFSGLIEEPALFYELNASQNITQQLILYGLEDEFNPKDFLEYVGLEDTKNKKVKHFSLGMKQKLAIAMMLVGNPELIILDEPMNGLDPKGIISLRNLILKLNEEGVTFLISSHLLYELEKIATDFIFINHGEIISEMTSEEFSNANKGHIQLEVNDKDSFENAMNDLKISYVEADNLKMNIFSNYTITDLIIKLNDYGCIVTKCFNVETSLEEFFIRLMDENDK; encoded by the coding sequence ATGAATGGCATTGTTTCCATAGAAAATATATCAAAAAAATTTGATAAGAATTATGTTTTAAATGGAGTTACAATCAACATTCCGAAAGGCTCAATCTGCGGTCTTGTTGGACCAAATGGTGCAGGGAAAACAACACTTCTAAGAATTATCACATCACTGCAAAAAGCAGATTCTGGCCAAGTTAATGTTAATGCTAATGTCTTTAGCGGGCTGATTGAAGAGCCCGCCTTATTTTATGAACTTAATGCAAGCCAAAACATTACACAACAATTAATTTTATATGGGCTTGAAGATGAATTCAATCCAAAGGATTTCCTTGAATATGTTGGACTTGAAGATACAAAAAATAAAAAAGTGAAGCATTTTTCACTAGGAATGAAACAAAAGCTTGCAATTGCAATGATGCTTGTTGGAAATCCAGAATTGATCATTTTAGATGAACCTATGAATGGATTGGATCCAAAAGGAATCATTAGCCTTAGAAATCTGATTTTAAAATTAAATGAGGAAGGAGTGACTTTCTTAATTTCAAGCCATCTTCTTTATGAACTTGAAAAAATAGCTACTGATTTTATTTTTATTAACCATGGCGAAATCATATCCGAAATGACAAGTGAGGAATTCTCAAATGCCAATAAAGGACATATCCAATTGGAAGTTAATGATAAAGATTCATTTGAAAATGCAATGAATGATTTGAAAATCTCATATGTGGAAGCAGATAATTTAAAAATGAATATCTTTTCCAATTATACAATTACTGACTTGATAATCAAACTCAATGACTATGGTTGCATTGTTACAAAATGCTTTAATGTTGAAACTAGTTTAGAGGAATTTTTTATAAGGTTGATGGATGAAAATGACAAATAA
- the pgsA gene encoding archaetidylinositol phosphate synthase: protein MLNSLRPYLTKFLEPLASRLNINPNIVTVISPFLAIISAYFFATGNLIGGAIFILLSGFLDVVDGAVARYHDRASPFGAFLDSTMDRFADAIIFIGIIFGGYCHWFVGVLAIHSAITVSYVRARAESQGVECNIGIAERAVRMIILMLGALIAAIFHSNIIFTYFIYILVVLSYFTVGQRIFHVWKELNGPKQHRQKRLR from the coding sequence ATGCTTAATAGTTTACGACCATATCTTACAAAATTTTTAGAACCTTTGGCTAGTCGATTGAATATTAATCCAAATATTGTAACTGTAATCTCCCCATTTTTGGCGATTATCTCAGCATATTTCTTTGCTACAGGAAATCTAATAGGAGGAGCAATATTTATCCTTCTCAGCGGATTCTTGGATGTTGTTGATGGGGCTGTTGCAAGATACCATGATAGGGCAAGCCCATTTGGAGCATTCTTGGATTCCACTATGGATCGTTTTGCAGATGCAATCATATTCATAGGAATCATATTTGGAGGATACTGTCACTGGTTTGTAGGTGTTTTAGCTATTCACTCAGCAATTACAGTCAGTTATGTTAGGGCAAGAGCAGAATCTCAAGGTGTTGAGTGCAATATAGGAATAGCTGAACGTGCAGTCAGAATGATAATCTTAATGTTAGGTGCATTAATTGCAGCAATATTCCATTCAAACATAATTTTCACATATTTCATTTACATACTTGTAGTTCTTTCATACTTTACAGTTGGTCAAAGAATATTCCATGTATGGAAAGAATTGAATGGACCAAAACAACATAGGCAAAAAAGATTAAGATAA
- a CDS encoding ABC transporter permease: MTNKILKAELYKIFHEKWLYLACFFMIIFSIGFILMQKTAMSYTVGINRVVFLPMVMYGIVISVLISLFVSEEFDDGFIKNKIISNNNRREIYLTGLLSNLIASVIVYLITALFTLIVSYFLFSINISILDYVLYFIFGIFIMLVFVGIFYLVSIVVGKKSKAIIINMGLAFILLIAALIMNGMLMTDNNLLIQFLFDINPYGQTAQLTSMNRLDMRESIKIDAFLFIIFTIFGIKYFNKKDIN, encoded by the coding sequence ATGACAAATAAAATTCTTAAAGCTGAATTGTACAAGATTTTTCATGAAAAATGGTTATATCTAGCTTGTTTTTTCATGATAATATTCTCAATCGGATTTATTCTCATGCAGAAGACAGCAATGTCATATACTGTTGGAATAAACAGGGTTGTCTTTTTGCCTATGGTAATGTATGGAATTGTAATTTCAGTATTAATCAGCCTATTTGTATCTGAAGAATTTGATGATGGGTTCATCAAAAACAAGATCATTTCCAATAATAACCGTAGAGAAATATATCTTACAGGATTGCTATCAAATTTAATTGCATCAGTAATAGTTTATCTTATTACTGCTTTATTCACTTTGATTGTTTCCTATTTCCTATTTTCAATCAATATCTCCATTTTGGATTATGTTTTATATTTCATATTTGGAATTTTCATAATGCTTGTGTTCGTAGGAATATTCTATTTGGTCTCAATAGTTGTTGGGAAAAAATCAAAGGCAATCATCATAAATATGGGATTAGCATTCATACTGTTGATTGCAGCTTTGATCATGAATGGAATGTTAATGACTGATAATAATCTCTTAATTCAATTCCTATTTGATATAAATCCCTATGGACAAACAGCCCAATTAACTTCAATGAACCGCTTAGATATGAGGGAATCTATAAAAATTGATGCATTTCTCTTTATCATATTTACCATATTTGGAATTAAATACTTTAATAAAAAAGATATTAATTAA
- the radB gene encoding DNA repair and recombination protein RadB — MKILSNMTSQEKISTNSPLDELLDGGIEKRTITQVYGPPGVGKTNICLNIAIGVAKRGKKVVYIDTEGGISVDRIRQISGEDFDTVAKNIIVFEPTSFKEQEGDLGLIESWISSNSADVELIILDSAVALFRVEDDSTKSHLLGKQMQMLSALAINHDLAVLVTNQIYASFDEESEEDFSPVGGTIIQYRSKIIIELKREEGTNQRIALLKRHKSKREGLAVHFLITNNGIE; from the coding sequence ATGAAAATATTATCTAACATGACAAGTCAGGAAAAGATTTCCACTAACTCTCCTTTAGATGAATTGTTGGATGGAGGAATTGAAAAAAGGACAATTACACAGGTATACGGTCCTCCAGGTGTAGGTAAAACCAATATTTGTCTAAATATAGCTATTGGTGTAGCCAAAAGAGGAAAAAAAGTGGTTTACATTGATACTGAAGGTGGAATATCAGTTGATAGGATTAGACAAATTTCTGGAGAGGATTTCGATACCGTTGCAAAGAATATCATTGTATTCGAACCTACTTCATTTAAGGAGCAGGAAGGGGATCTTGGTCTTATTGAATCTTGGATATCTTCCAATAGTGCAGATGTTGAACTCATAATATTGGACTCTGCTGTTGCATTGTTTAGGGTTGAAGATGACAGCACAAAATCTCACCTTTTAGGAAAACAGATGCAAATGCTTTCTGCACTTGCAATCAATCATGATCTTGCTGTTCTTGTTACAAATCAAATCTATGCCTCATTTGATGAGGAAAGTGAAGAGGATTTCTCTCCTGTTGGTGGAACAATCATTCAATACAGAAGCAAAATCATCATTGAACTCAAGCGTGAAGAAGGAACCAATCAAAGAATAGCTCTTTTAAAAAGGCATAAATCAAAAAGAGAAGGATTGGCTGTTCACTTCTTGATAACTAACAATGGAATTGAATAA